The sequence below is a genomic window from Lentimicrobium saccharophilum.
CGATGATTATGTAAGTTTCAGCGATTATATTGTGCTTAGTTCCGACAATATGCCGGGTTACCGTGATTTTATGCAAAAAATGATCGCAACGGGGAAGAAACTGGTGGTAACGACGCATGGCCGTAAAGGCTCTACCGGACTTACAGAGAATAATGAGTGGATTGAAGTCAGGGCGCTTGACTTATGTAAAATGGCCGACAGCAACGGGGCCGGGGATGCGTACTTCAGCGGATTGCTCTATGGTTTTTCGAAAGGATGTGACATCAGAAAATGCATGGAACTGGGCAGTATAGCCGGTGCCTTGTGCATTGGTTCAGACCTGTTGTACCACCCCTCGCTCTCGCCCGGATTGATTGAAAACCTTCATCAAACCCATTATGAAAAATAAACGGCAATAAAATCAGGGCCATCATTCTCTTCAAAAGGACTAATTGCCCTGATTTTTAATAAATTTACATGATTTTTAACCTGAAATATTCAGAAAAATGAAATTATTTTTCCGGATTACCTGTTTTCCTGTTTTCCTGATAATGATGCTGGTTTCCCCTGAGCATATGCAGGCTCAGGCATCTTCACGACAATTCAAAGAGATCAGGATTGTTGAAGATAAGATAGAAATAAAGGTGAATGACGGGATATATCTGATCGCGCCCCTGAACGATTGCATTTTTCACACCACCTTTTATCCTGAAGGGAAGACCCTGAAAAACTTTTCATTTGCTTCCAGCCTGAAACCCAAGAAGGTAGAATTTACCCTTACCGAAGCCGGAAACAATCTGAGCATTGTATCAAAAGGCATTCAGGTGAAAATTACGAAAACGCCGTTTTCGATCTCCTATCATTACAATGACCGTCTGCTCATCTCCGAGAGCAAGGGTTATACATCCACCGATTCAACGTATATGATTAGCCTGGGGATCGAAAAAGAAGAGATTCTTTATGGCGGCGGCGCAAGGGTGCTGGGGATGAACCGTCGCGGCAACCGGCTTATGCTCTACAACAGGGCACATTATGGTTACGAAACGCGGTCGGAGCTTATGAATTACACCCTTCCCCTGTTTATTTCCTCAAAACAGTATGCCGTGCTCTTCGATAATGCAGGTGCAGGTTTCCTGGATCTCGACAGCAGGCAGACCAATGAAGTAATTTATGAAACCGTTTCCGGCATGCCGAATTACTATGTGATCGCCGGAGCAGACTGGTATGACCTTATCAAACAGTATACCCTGCTCACCGGTCGTCAGCCATTGCCGCCACGCTGGGCTTTCGGAAATTTCAGCAGCCGTTTTGGGTATCATTCACAGGCCGAAACCGAAGCCACCGTCAAGAAGTTTTTCAAAGAAGGGATTCCGCTCGATGCCGTAATCATTGATATTTACTGGTTCGGGAAAGACATTCAGGGCCATATGGGTAATCTTGACTGGTACCGCGACAGTTTCCCCAACCCTGAACGGATGATGAAGCAGTTCAGCAAAAAAGGCGTAAAAACCATTCTGGTTACAGAGCCTTTTATACTGACCACTTCCACGCGATGGCAGGAAGCGGTGGACAATAAGGTGCTCGGCACTGATTCCGAAGGGAATCCCTATACCTACGATTTCTACTTCGGTAATACCGGACTGATTGATATATTTAAACCGGAGGCCAGGGAATGGTTCTGGAATATTTACAAAAACCTGACACTGCAAGGTGTCGGTGGCTGGTGGGGCGACCTCGGGGAACCGGAGGTACATCCCGCCGGTTTGCAGCATGTGAACGGATCGGCCGATGAAGTCCACAATGCCTATGGTCATGAATGGGCCGGATTGATTTTTGAAGGTTACCGCCGCGATTTCCCTGATACCCGTCCTTTCATCCTGATGCGCGCCGGTTATGCCGGCTCTCAGCGCTATGGTATGATTCCATGGACCGGTGACGTCAACCGTACCTGGGGGGGCCTGGTTCCCCAGCCTGAAATATCGCTGCAAATGGGTATGCAGGGTCTGGCATATATGCATTCCGACCTCGGCGGATTTGCCGGAGGCGACACCATTGACAATGAGCTCTACACGCGCTGGCTCCAATATGGGGTATTTCAGCCGGTCTACCGGCCCCATGCCCAGGAACATATCCCGGCTGAACCCGTTTTTCAGCAGGAAACCACCAAAGCCAGGGCAAAAAAGGCCATTGAACTCAGGTATAAGCTCCTGCCATATATCTATAATATGGCTTTCGATAATAACCAGACCGGGAAACCGCTGATGATTCCCCTCTTCTTTAATGAACCCGGGAACAACCAGCTTCTTACATACGATTCCGCCTATATGTGGGGTGACGCATTCCTTGTTTCACCGGTTAAAAGTCCGGGAATCAGCCAACAGCGGGTCTACCTGCCTGCCGGCTCCTCCTGGACCGATTTCTATTCGGGAGAGGTTTATCAGGGGGGAAAATACATTTATGCCGCGCTGAACCCTGAAAATATCCCGGTTTATATAAAAGGAGGATCATTTATACCCATGATGCCGGAAGCTAAGTCAACTGCAAGCTATTCCCTCAACCGGTTCGAATTGCATTATTTTGCCGATACCACCATAAAAACAAGCCGGTACTGCCTTTATAACGATGACGGCAAGACACCTTACGCCTATGAGAAAGGCAACTGCGAAATCATGGAGTTTACCGCCTCAGAGAGTGACCTCTCCCTGAACATCCGCTTCGGCAAAATCAGATCTGAAGGTGCATTTGAGAAATCAACCCACAACATTTTGCTGATCGTTCACAACATTACGGAGAAACCGGCCGGTATCAGGATCAATGATTCATACCTGTCTCCCTCGAAATGGGATTGGGATGGAAACACCGGCAAGCTCAGGATAGAAACAGGGAATCCCGGAAAATCAATGCTGATTGAAATTATCCGCCGGCTCTACTGAGATCACCGGGGTTGCCAGCCGGATGGCATAACCCTTAAGAACAAATATTTAACGACCGCATTCTAATTGAATAAGGTTTTACTCACAATGAATATTTAACATACCTTTGTATAATCAATTTAAAAACCCTTAGCAAACATGAAAAAGCTGATTCTGATTGCATTGCTGATGCCCGTGTTGTTTGGCTGCAACAACAGGAAAAAGGAATATGATGCCCTGAGGGTGCGCTACGACAGCCTGCTCTCCATAGGATTCACCAAGGATACTGCCATTCTCAGTTACCTCGAATCCTTCAATGCCATTCAGGCCAATCTCGATTCAATCAAGATGGCAGAGATGATTATCACGCAAACCGCTACAGCCGAAGGTGAAGTTCAGCCCGATGCAAAAGAGCAGATCAACCGCGACATCAATTTGATTTATGAGATGTTGCAACAGAATAAGAAAACCATCGCCGACCTCCGCTCGAAACTGAAAAAATCAAATGCCAGGGTTACCGCCCTTGAGGAAATGATCGACCGCATGACCCGCCAGATTGAGGAAAAAGATGTGGAAATCGCCCAACTCAGGGATAAACTGGAGCAGATGAACATACAAATAGAGATTCTGAGCTCCAATGTTGAAAGCCTCACCGCTGAAGGTCAGGCCAAAGCCCAGGTTATCAGTGAGCAAACCGAGGAACTGAATACGGCATATTATGTGATCGGCACCAAAAAAGAGCTACGCGATCAGAATATTATTACCCTGGAAGGCGGTTTTGCAGGAATCGGAAGGAA
It includes:
- a CDS encoding Cbp1 family collagen-binding glycoprotein adhesin — protein: MKKLILIALLMPVLFGCNNRKKEYDALRVRYDSLLSIGFTKDTAILSYLESFNAIQANLDSIKMAEMIITQTATAEGEVQPDAKEQINRDINLIYEMLQQNKKTIADLRSKLKKSNARVTALEEMIDRMTRQIEEKDVEIAQLRDKLEQMNIQIEILSSNVESLTAEGQAKAQVISEQTEELNTAYYVIGTKKELRDQNIITLEGGFAGIGRNKKMKEDFNQDYFTRVDITQLKSIPVLRKKADIITTHPAQSYKIYGEKTVDSIVITNPKAFWSASKYLVIVID
- a CDS encoding glycoside hydrolase family 31 protein; protein product: MKLFFRITCFPVFLIMMLVSPEHMQAQASSRQFKEIRIVEDKIEIKVNDGIYLIAPLNDCIFHTTFYPEGKTLKNFSFASSLKPKKVEFTLTEAGNNLSIVSKGIQVKITKTPFSISYHYNDRLLISESKGYTSTDSTYMISLGIEKEEILYGGGARVLGMNRRGNRLMLYNRAHYGYETRSELMNYTLPLFISSKQYAVLFDNAGAGFLDLDSRQTNEVIYETVSGMPNYYVIAGADWYDLIKQYTLLTGRQPLPPRWAFGNFSSRFGYHSQAETEATVKKFFKEGIPLDAVIIDIYWFGKDIQGHMGNLDWYRDSFPNPERMMKQFSKKGVKTILVTEPFILTTSTRWQEAVDNKVLGTDSEGNPYTYDFYFGNTGLIDIFKPEAREWFWNIYKNLTLQGVGGWWGDLGEPEVHPAGLQHVNGSADEVHNAYGHEWAGLIFEGYRRDFPDTRPFILMRAGYAGSQRYGMIPWTGDVNRTWGGLVPQPEISLQMGMQGLAYMHSDLGGFAGGDTIDNELYTRWLQYGVFQPVYRPHAQEHIPAEPVFQQETTKARAKKAIELRYKLLPYIYNMAFDNNQTGKPLMIPLFFNEPGNNQLLTYDSAYMWGDAFLVSPVKSPGISQQRVYLPAGSSWTDFYSGEVYQGGKYIYAALNPENIPVYIKGGSFIPMMPEAKSTASYSLNRFELHYFADTTIKTSRYCLYNDDGKTPYAYEKGNCEIMEFTASESDLSLNIRFGKIRSEGAFEKSTHNILLIVHNITEKPAGIRINDSYLSPSKWDWDGNTGKLRIETGNPGKSMLIEIIRRLY